The following proteins come from a genomic window of Ignavibacteriota bacterium:
- the lysC gene encoding lysine-sensitive aspartokinase 3 → MLVMKFGGTSVEDAAAIRRLIEIVQREQHRQPLVVVSACAGVTNELLRVAQSVRGGDKAKAQQSLKGIKARHKQIASDLLADELLNSINEKIDELIQELSNFVQGVYLLGELTPRSIDAFASFGEQLSSLIIHAAMKQSGMDAELVDARNVMRTDSAFTSAMPKLEQVTENAKNIILPLSKSNNVVVTQGFIGATEDSVTTTIGRGGSDLSASIFGSVLDAEEIQIWTDVDGMMSADPRIIPEAHLIDVMSFAEASELAYFGAKVLHPRTILPAVEKKIPVRVLNSKRPEVRGTLIVHDVPKEMLSNGEVIKSIAFKKGITVINVNSSRMLMAHGFLAKLFSIFEEFQKSVDVVATSEVSVSLTVDSEEQLPDILTALQKIGDVQVKQQKAIVCVVGEGMRNAKGTGARIFAALANADVNIEMVSEGASEINLTLVVDEEDVARSVRALHDEFFSSKN, encoded by the coding sequence ATGCTCGTAATGAAATTCGGCGGCACTTCTGTTGAAGATGCCGCTGCCATTCGCAGACTTATTGAAATTGTACAACGGGAACAACATCGTCAGCCACTTGTTGTTGTTTCTGCGTGCGCGGGAGTGACGAACGAATTGCTTCGCGTCGCGCAATCTGTCAGAGGAGGAGATAAAGCGAAGGCTCAACAATCATTAAAAGGAATTAAAGCACGCCACAAGCAAATTGCTTCCGATTTGCTTGCAGACGAGTTGCTGAATTCCATCAATGAGAAAATTGATGAACTGATTCAGGAACTTTCAAACTTTGTGCAGGGCGTTTATTTACTTGGTGAACTTACGCCTCGCTCGATAGATGCGTTTGCAAGTTTCGGTGAGCAACTTTCTTCATTGATTATTCATGCCGCAATGAAACAGTCCGGTATGGATGCTGAACTCGTTGATGCACGGAACGTCATGCGCACGGACTCCGCGTTCACTTCTGCAATGCCGAAGTTAGAGCAAGTAACCGAAAATGCCAAAAATATTATTCTGCCGTTGAGTAAATCAAACAATGTTGTGGTAACACAAGGATTCATCGGTGCGACTGAAGATAGTGTTACAACGACGATTGGTCGCGGCGGTTCGGATTTGAGCGCCTCAATTTTCGGCTCAGTCCTTGATGCGGAGGAAATTCAAATCTGGACTGATGTTGACGGGATGATGTCCGCCGACCCGCGCATTATTCCGGAAGCGCATTTGATTGACGTAATGAGTTTTGCCGAAGCATCGGAACTTGCATATTTTGGCGCGAAGGTTCTTCATCCGAGAACTATTCTTCCCGCAGTAGAAAAGAAAATTCCTGTTCGTGTTCTCAATTCAAAACGACCGGAAGTTCGGGGAACATTGATTGTTCATGACGTTCCGAAAGAAATGCTCTCAAACGGAGAAGTCATTAAATCAATCGCCTTCAAAAAGGGAATCACAGTCATCAATGTCAATTCCTCCCGCATGTTGATGGCGCATGGATTTCTTGCAAAGTTGTTTTCCATCTTTGAAGAGTTTCAAAAAAGTGTTGATGTTGTTGCGACATCGGAAGTCAGCGTTTCGCTCACGGTTGATAGTGAAGAACAATTGCCGGATATTCTTACCGCGTTACAAAAAATCGGTGATGTTCAAGTCAAACAACAGAAAGCAATTGTCTGTGTTGTTGGCGAGGGGATGAGAAACGCAAAAGGAACCGGCGCGAGAATTTTTGCCGCGCTGGCGAATGCTGATGTGAATATAGAAATGGTTTCGGAAGGCGCGTCGGAAATTAATCTTACACTGGTAGTTGATGAAGAGGATGTTGCACGGTCGGTTCGTGCGTTGCATGATGAATTTTTTTCGAGCAAAAATTAA
- a CDS encoding STAS domain-containing protein, giving the protein MNFTVEKNGHSTVLKLQERKLDASVAPELKAEFLLLCKPKQAHKLIVDMTKVEFCDSSGLSALLIADRTMRQHGGTVHLVHVHKHVQDLMKITQLDRMFSIHKTVADALKN; this is encoded by the coding sequence ATGAATTTTACAGTCGAAAAAAACGGACATTCGACCGTTCTTAAGTTGCAGGAGCGGAAACTCGATGCGAGCGTCGCTCCCGAATTAAAAGCAGAATTTCTCCTGCTTTGCAAACCGAAGCAGGCGCACAAACTTATCGTTGATATGACGAAGGTTGAGTTCTGCGACAGTAGCGGCTTGAGCGCATTGCTCATCGCCGACCGCACAATGCGACAGCATGGCGGTACTGTGCATCTTGTGCATGTTCACAAACATGTGCAAGACCTGATGAAGATTACGCAACTCGACCGGATGTTCTCTATTCATAAAACGGTTGCTGACGCGCTTAAGAACTAA
- a CDS encoding aspartate-semialdehyde dehydrogenase, whose protein sequence is MKVFDVAVVGATGLVGRKMIQVLEERKFPVGKLRPLATAHSVGKTVEFNGKRVHVEELTPNSFQGIEIALFSAGASVSKEFAPHAVKAGALVIDNSSAFRMIEGIPLVVPEVNAKEIFHHKGIIANPNCSTIQMCVALKPLHDKWKIRRIVVSTYQSVTGAGQKGVNQLYAEIEEEDSYEKKFPHPIAYNVLPHIDVFADDGYSREEHKMVFETKKIFGDETIKVSPTCVRVPAVGGHSESINVEFEKHFELEEIFETLHHAAGVTVQDDVKQNVYPMPIHAHDKDDVFVGRIRRDESTKNGLNLWVVSDNLRKGAATNAVQIAEVWITKH, encoded by the coding sequence ATGAAAGTATTTGATGTTGCGGTTGTTGGTGCAACGGGTTTAGTCGGAAGAAAAATGATTCAGGTGTTGGAAGAGAGAAAGTTTCCGGTCGGGAAACTTCGTCCACTAGCAACGGCGCATTCGGTTGGGAAGACGGTTGAGTTTAACGGAAAGAGAGTTCACGTTGAAGAGTTAACGCCGAACAGTTTTCAGGGAATCGAGATTGCGCTTTTCTCGGCAGGCGCATCGGTTAGCAAAGAATTTGCACCGCACGCAGTCAAGGCGGGTGCGTTGGTGATTGATAACAGCAGTGCGTTCCGCATGATTGAGGGAATTCCGCTTGTTGTGCCGGAGGTGAATGCGAAGGAAATCTTCCATCACAAAGGAATCATTGCCAATCCGAACTGCTCGACGATTCAAATGTGCGTTGCGCTGAAACCGTTGCATGATAAATGGAAGATTCGCCGCATTGTTGTTTCGACGTATCAATCGGTCACAGGTGCAGGACAAAAAGGTGTCAACCAACTCTATGCGGAGATCGAGGAAGAAGATTCGTACGAAAAAAAATTCCCGCATCCGATTGCGTACAATGTTCTTCCGCATATTGATGTGTTTGCCGATGATGGCTACTCACGGGAAGAACACAAAATGGTGTTTGAGACGAAAAAGATTTTTGGTGATGAAACCATCAAGGTTTCGCCGACATGCGTTCGTGTCCCTGCGGTTGGCGGTCACAGCGAATCCATCAACGTAGAGTTTGAAAAACATTTTGAACTCGAAGAAATATTTGAAACTTTACACCACGCTGCCGGTGTTACTGTGCAGGACGATGTGAAACAAAATGTTTATCCAATGCCAATCCATGCGCACGATAAAGACGACGTGTTCGTCGGCAGAATTCGCCGTGATGAATCAACCAAAAACGGACTGAATCTCTGGGTTGTGTCAGATAATCTCCGCAAAGGCGCGGCAACAAACGCCGTGCAGATTGCTGAAGTATGGATTACGAAACATTAA
- the xerD gene encoding site-specific tyrosine recombinase XerD, which translates to MNKHLTSYLNFLNFEKGISKNTYASYQLDLKRYLAHLDEGGITSVEKITDEFISGFLATLYDLGLSAKSVARNLSAIKGFHKFLVREGITKYNPTEDVETPKLAQKLPDVLHQHEIEKILAQPNTSEPLGIRDKTMLETMYACGLRVTELITLRQSDVYPNEGFVRVFGKGAKERLVPIGKSALEWIEIYKEKVRLNLGTLGRGRDVLFLNARGRPMSRMAVWNIVREYTMKAGIKKEVHPHTFRHSFATHLLEGGADLRAVQEMLGHSDISTTEIYTHIDREYLKEVHRTFHPRG; encoded by the coding sequence ATGAATAAGCATCTCACTTCATATCTCAACTTTCTGAACTTCGAGAAAGGCATTTCAAAGAACACCTACGCATCATATCAACTTGATTTGAAGCGTTACCTTGCTCATCTTGATGAAGGTGGAATTACTTCGGTTGAAAAAATAACAGATGAATTCATCTCTGGATTCCTTGCAACTTTATACGATTTAGGTTTATCGGCGAAGAGTGTCGCGAGAAACCTTTCTGCCATCAAGGGGTTTCATAAATTTTTAGTGAGAGAAGGAATCACGAAATACAATCCGACGGAGGATGTAGAGACTCCGAAACTTGCACAGAAGTTACCCGATGTATTACATCAACATGAAATAGAAAAAATTCTCGCCCAACCAAACACATCGGAACCGCTTGGCATTCGGGACAAGACGATGTTGGAAACTATGTACGCATGTGGTTTGCGTGTGACCGAGTTGATTACGCTGAGACAATCGGATGTGTATCCCAACGAAGGATTTGTTAGAGTATTTGGCAAAGGAGCGAAGGAGCGACTTGTGCCGATTGGAAAATCTGCCTTGGAGTGGATTGAAATCTATAAAGAAAAAGTTCGATTGAATCTCGGAACGTTAGGTCGCGGGCGTGATGTGTTGTTTCTTAACGCACGAGGGAGACCGATGAGTCGAATGGCGGTTTGGAACATTGTTCGTGAGTACACCATGAAAGCCGGAATCAAGAAGGAAGTTCACCCGCACACGTTTCGTCATTCTTTTGCAACGCACCTGCTTGAAGGTGGCGCAGATTTGCGCGCTGTTCAGGAAATGCTCGGTCACTCCGATATTTCAACAACGGAAATTTACACGCACATTGACCGGGAGTATTTAAAAGAAGTGCATCGGACGTTTCACCCGCGTGGCTGA
- the lysA gene encoding diaminopimelate decarboxylase, giving the protein MEQFKFIENELWCEGVNLRLAAEHFGTPLYVYSKQSIRDHARWIEQAFGETDHLSCYAIKANGNREILRVLAEEGIGADAGSIGELQLALEAGFPPEKITLSGVGKRDDEIEFALRQNIHALNVESEEEVKVISEIAERIWMTARILLRVNFDIETPTHKYTSTGHKHTKFGIEREKAIEVATWASKIPGIELRGIHSHIGSQITDAETFLQAAREVVELVNELRTNGLEISELNFGGGFGVQYHDYVSHTFLPNDGEHADNGVTTVKLLESVLPVLKESKCKIFIQPGRSIIAHSGILLTKVLYTKQSGDKTFVIVDAGMNDLIRPSLYQSYHQIVPLQLSDSNHVRVDVVGPLCESGDFFAHDRLMPEVKRGDSLAILCTGAYGFVLSSNYNGRQRPAEIMVDGSECVLIRNRETINQL; this is encoded by the coding sequence ATGGAACAATTCAAATTCATAGAGAACGAGTTGTGGTGTGAAGGAGTGAATCTTCGTCTTGCCGCGGAACATTTCGGAACGCCGTTGTATGTTTACAGCAAACAATCTATCCGCGACCACGCTCGATGGATTGAGCAGGCGTTCGGCGAGACCGACCATCTCTCATGTTATGCAATCAAAGCAAACGGGAACAGAGAAATTCTTCGCGTTCTTGCTGAAGAAGGAATCGGCGCGGACGCCGGTTCAATCGGAGAGTTACAACTTGCTCTTGAAGCAGGATTTCCACCGGAGAAAATTACATTAAGCGGAGTCGGCAAGCGTGACGATGAAATTGAGTTTGCTCTTCGCCAAAACATCCACGCTCTGAATGTCGAATCGGAAGAAGAAGTAAAAGTAATCAGTGAAATCGCCGAACGAATCTGGATGACAGCGCGGATTTTGCTCAGAGTGAATTTCGATATTGAAACGCCGACGCACAAGTACACATCAACCGGACATAAGCACACGAAGTTTGGAATTGAACGGGAGAAAGCAATCGAAGTTGCAACGTGGGCATCGAAAATTCCGGGGATTGAGTTGCGGGGAATTCATAGTCACATCGGTTCACAAATCACCGACGCCGAAACCTTTCTTCAAGCCGCTCGTGAAGTCGTTGAACTCGTGAATGAACTGCGAACAAACGGACTTGAAATTTCCGAGTTGAACTTTGGCGGCGGTTTCGGTGTACAGTATCATGATTACGTTTCACATACATTTCTGCCGAACGATGGTGAACATGCCGATAACGGAGTGACGACAGTGAAACTTCTCGAATCGGTATTGCCGGTTTTGAAAGAATCGAAATGCAAAATTTTTATTCAGCCGGGACGTTCCATCATTGCGCACTCTGGGATTTTATTGACAAAAGTGTTATATACAAAACAAAGCGGCGACAAAACATTTGTCATTGTTGATGCAGGCATGAACGATTTGATTCGTCCGAGTTTGTATCAATCATATCATCAAATTGTGCCGTTGCAACTGTCAGATTCAAACCACGTGCGTGTTGATGTTGTCGGTCCGTTGTGCGAGTCGGGCGATTTTTTTGCTCATGACCGCCTGATGCCGGAAGTGAAACGTGGAGATTCTCTTGCAATTTTATGCACAGGAGCGTATGGATTTGTTTTGTCATCAAATTACAATGGTCGTCAGCGTCCCGCCGAAATAATGGTGGACGGAAGCGAATGTGTATTAATCAGAAATCGAGAAACAATAAATCAATTATAG
- a CDS encoding DUF1611 domain-containing protein: MSRRIVILAEGKFDPLKSKTANQAIRYIPEEVVGVIDSAQAGRTVQHVLGFGGDIPVFSDLRTSLLKKPDTLLIGIAPTGGRLPEEWRRWILEAIENKLNIISGLHTMLSDDEEFKQKAIQHGITLTDLRKISSEYEVVSKGLWRERRAKTILTVGTDCNAGKMTASLELQREFVRRGLKSDFVATGQTGMLLSGRGFAVDSIISDYVAGGIEHEIELRCAEGAEFVHVEGQGSLTHQGYSSVTLGLMHGTMPDAMIMVHHPIRQVDDYGFPISDVKKLITLHEMILEPFRKSKIVGIAVNTAMMTKQQVEKSIKELEEQTGLPAANVLGDGVKKLTDVLIDFLQK; this comes from the coding sequence ATGTCGCGAAGAATTGTTATTCTTGCCGAAGGAAAATTCGACCCGTTAAAATCCAAGACCGCTAATCAGGCAATCAGGTATATTCCTGAAGAAGTTGTCGGAGTGATTGATTCGGCGCAGGCGGGAAGAACAGTGCAACACGTGCTGGGGTTCGGAGGCGACATTCCTGTCTTTTCTGATTTAAGAACATCGTTGCTGAAAAAACCGGACACACTTCTCATCGGCATCGCGCCAACGGGCGGACGATTACCTGAAGAATGGCGACGATGGATTCTCGAAGCAATCGAAAACAAGTTGAACATCATCAGCGGCTTACACACGATGTTATCTGATGATGAAGAATTCAAACAGAAAGCGATTCAACATGGAATTACTCTCACGGATTTGAGAAAGATTTCTTCGGAGTACGAAGTTGTCTCGAAAGGATTGTGGAGAGAACGAAGAGCGAAAACAATTCTCACAGTCGGAACAGATTGCAATGCGGGAAAGATGACTGCATCGCTTGAACTTCAAAGAGAGTTTGTTCGTCGAGGATTGAAGTCGGATTTTGTGGCGACGGGGCAAACGGGAATGTTGCTTTCCGGTCGGGGCTTTGCTGTTGATTCCATCATCAGTGATTATGTTGCAGGAGGAATTGAACATGAAATTGAATTACGATGTGCTGAAGGAGCGGAGTTTGTTCACGTAGAAGGACAAGGTTCGCTCACGCATCAGGGATATTCGAGCGTCACGCTTGGTTTGATGCACGGAACAATGCCCGATGCGATGATTATGGTTCATCATCCGATTCGGCAAGTTGATGATTACGGATTCCCGATTTCGGATGTCAAGAAATTAATTACACTGCATGAAATGATTCTCGAACCGTTTCGTAAGTCTAAAATTGTAGGAATTGCTGTCAACACGGCAATGATGACGAAGCAACAGGTTGAAAAATCAATCAAAGAACTTGAAGAACAGACGGGTTTGCCTGCGGCGAATGTACTTGGTGATGGTGTCAAGAAATTAACAGATGTACTAATAGATTTTCTTCAAAAATAA
- a CDS encoding site-2 protease family protein, translating into MNLEVLNIIPIMLFSIAFHEAAHGWMANRLGDPTAKQLGRITLNPVPHIDPVGSIIVPLISLLVSGRVFIAWAKPVPVNPMNFSNYRRDDMLVSIAGPVSNIIMAFACTVIFILLSQFAPDSYSPFEKDSLASSAWDYLLMMFGGGILLNVGLAVFNMIPVPPLDGSHVLASYLPESVAEQYENIGFFGIFLVVMLMNWQPFASVVYNVVAALALPFFVMIRMFT; encoded by the coding sequence ATGAATCTAGAAGTTCTCAACATCATTCCCATCATGCTCTTTTCCATCGCGTTCCACGAAGCGGCGCATGGATGGATGGCAAATCGTCTCGGCGACCCGACCGCAAAACAACTCGGAAGAATCACGCTCAATCCTGTTCCTCACATTGACCCGGTCGGTTCTATCATTGTCCCGCTTATTTCACTTCTTGTTTCGGGACGAGTATTTATTGCGTGGGCAAAACCGGTGCCGGTCAATCCTATGAACTTTTCCAATTACCGTCGGGATGATATGTTGGTTTCCATTGCAGGTCCTGTTTCAAACATCATTATGGCATTTGCCTGTACAGTTATCTTTATTCTCCTCTCTCAATTCGCTCCCGATTCATACAGCCCGTTCGAGAAGGATTCACTTGCGAGCAGTGCGTGGGATTATTTGTTGATGATGTTCGGTGGTGGCATTCTGCTCAATGTCGGGCTTGCCGTATTTAATATGATTCCGGTTCCTCCGCTCGATGGCTCACACGTTCTCGCATCATATCTTCCTGAAAGTGTAGCTGAGCAGTACGAAAACATCGGCTTCTTCGGAATTTTTCTTGTCGTTATGTTAATGAACTGGCAACCATTTGCTTCCGTTGTGTACAATGTTGTTGCGGCTTTGGCGTTACCATTTTTTGTGATGATAAGGATGTTTACATAA
- a CDS encoding aminotransferase class V-fold PLP-dependent enzyme has product MINFLNTLRADVVGIDTQVPLLDGTQKRYVFLDNGASTPTFRSVLKSIEEYMPWYSGVHRGTGLKSLVSTDLFDEAHETIGKFVGADLEKNVVVLVKNTTEAINKLSNRFGFEKDDVVICTQMEHHSNDLPWRKHATVIHIGVEDDGHLKLDELKNAIRKYQSKLKLVAVTGASNITGICNPIHTIAKWAHEAGAKIFVDAAQLAPHCPINILPDDNPEHIDFIAFTAHKMYAPFGIGVLIGAREFFEQGDPDMVGGGVVNVVTLEEAYWNAPPHREEAGSPNVPGAIAFAKVISILQSIGMQNIAEHETQLLDYAYSKLKKISGVTLYGPLNNFKEKVGVMTFNVDGLDHGLVAAIFSVEGGIGLRNGCFCAHPYVKRLLKVTPEQDEYFSKRMLDGDKSEMPGMVRASLGCYNNEEDIDAFIEMLERVVRREYKGKYILNGKAGSYSAVGFEPIVRKS; this is encoded by the coding sequence ATGATTAATTTTTTAAATACACTCCGTGCCGATGTCGTCGGTATTGACACACAAGTTCCGTTACTCGACGGAACACAGAAACGCTATGTTTTTCTTGATAACGGTGCAAGCACACCGACGTTCCGTTCTGTTCTGAAATCCATTGAAGAGTATATGCCGTGGTATTCTGGCGTTCATCGCGGGACCGGATTGAAATCGTTGGTTTCGACCGATTTGTTTGATGAGGCGCATGAGACTATCGGGAAGTTTGTCGGTGCGGACTTAGAAAAAAATGTTGTCGTGCTGGTCAAGAACACGACGGAAGCCATCAACAAACTGAGCAATCGCTTCGGATTCGAAAAAGATGATGTTGTTATCTGCACGCAGATGGAGCATCATTCGAACGATCTGCCGTGGCGAAAACATGCAACAGTCATTCATATCGGAGTGGAAGATGACGGACATTTGAAACTTGATGAATTGAAAAATGCCATCAGGAAATATCAAAGCAAACTCAAGTTGGTTGCGGTAACAGGCGCTTCAAACATCACAGGAATATGTAACCCGATTCATACGATTGCGAAGTGGGCGCACGAAGCCGGTGCAAAGATTTTTGTGGATGCCGCACAACTCGCGCCGCATTGTCCAATCAATATTTTGCCGGATGACAATCCTGAACATATTGATTTTATCGCGTTCACCGCTCATAAAATGTACGCTCCGTTCGGCATAGGCGTGTTGATTGGTGCGAGGGAATTTTTTGAGCAGGGCGACCCCGACATGGTTGGTGGCGGAGTGGTAAATGTTGTGACGCTTGAAGAAGCGTACTGGAACGCACCGCCGCATCGTGAAGAAGCGGGAAGTCCGAACGTGCCGGGAGCGATTGCTTTTGCCAAAGTCATTTCAATACTTCAATCAATCGGGATGCAGAACATTGCTGAACATGAAACACAACTTCTTGACTATGCATATTCGAAGTTGAAGAAAATCTCCGGCGTAACGTTATACGGTCCGCTAAATAATTTCAAAGAGAAAGTTGGAGTGATGACGTTTAATGTTGACGGACTTGACCATGGTCTCGTTGCGGCAATCTTCAGCGTCGAAGGAGGAATCGGTTTGCGGAACGGTTGCTTCTGCGCGCATCCGTATGTGAAACGTTTGCTAAAAGTTACTCCCGAACAGGACGAATACTTCAGCAAGCGAATGTTAGACGGCGATAAATCCGAAATGCCGGGAATGGTTCGCGCATCGCTCGGCTGTTACAATAATGAAGAAGATATTGATGCGTTCATCGAAATGCTTGAACGAGTCGTTCGACGGGAATATAAAGGTAAATACATTTTGAACGGAAAAGCCGGTTCGTACTCAGCCGTTGGGTTTGAACCTATCGTGAGAAAAAGTTAA
- a CDS encoding type II toxin-antitoxin system VapC family toxin: MSGRIALDTNIVIALFASNKIVQRKISDYSEVFTPSIVLGELFYGAYKSIKVHQNVTRLQEFAKQTIVLKTDKDTGEHYGRIKNTLRAKGKPIPENDIWIAALCRQFELTLLTQDNHFIEVENISVEIL, translated from the coding sequence ATGAGTGGTAGGATTGCTTTAGATACAAATATTGTCATAGCGTTATTTGCTTCAAACAAAATTGTTCAGCGTAAGATTTCTGATTATTCAGAAGTTTTCACTCCGAGCATTGTATTGGGTGAATTATTCTATGGCGCATACAAATCAATAAAGGTTCATCAAAATGTTACCCGCCTTCAAGAGTTTGCAAAGCAAACAATTGTTTTGAAAACCGATAAAGATACAGGGGAACACTACGGTAGAATAAAAAATACACTACGAGCAAAAGGTAAACCGATTCCTGAGAATGATATTTGGATTGCGGCTCTTTGCCGGCAGTTTGAACTTACACTCCTTACACAAGACAATCACTTCATCGAAGTAGAAAATATTTCAGTTGAAATTCTGTAA
- a CDS encoding sodium/solute symporter (Members of the Solute:Sodium Symporter (SSS), TC 2.A.21 as described in tcdb.org, catalyze solute:Na+ symport. Known solutes for members of the family include sugars, amino acids, nucleosides, inositols, vitamins, urea or anions, depending on the system.): MGFSSLDYFIVGAYLVGVALVGIFTGGKQTSASDYFLGGRNIPWWAVCFAIVATETSTLTFISIPGLAYLTNLNFLQVTIGYLIGRIVVSFVFLPQYRAGELQTAYAFLNDRFGAKTRNIASSTFMVTRLVADGVRLFATAIPLAILFKGWQTFTDVPNEQIYIISIVVMAVMTLAYVFIGGVRAVIWTDVVQMFIYLIGALAALFVLLDEIPGGFSQAMSVASASNKTSLMNLGFENTFGEFFSKPYTLIASILGGAFLSMASHGTDQLIVQRLLTTKTLRDSQKALIGSGIIVIVQFAIFLAIGVLLYVYYGGASLADLRLLKADEIFPKFIIERIPTGISGLIIAGLLAAAMSTLSGSVNSLAHATMADLYKPYFGKNNSEQKDLFVSRIVTLIWSVMMVGMAIFFIYNQSKTLVEVALGVASFTYGGLLGLFLLGILFKKVNQTSAIIGFVSGIIAMILVVTFGKIGWTWYTMIGSVTTIVASILVNYLPRTSDARGKLKDE, translated from the coding sequence GTGGGTTTTTCCTCTCTCGATTATTTTATCGTGGGCGCGTATCTTGTCGGTGTCGCGCTCGTCGGAATTTTTACCGGTGGTAAACAAACGTCGGCATCGGATTATTTTCTTGGCGGCAGAAATATTCCGTGGTGGGCGGTCTGCTTCGCTATCGTTGCAACAGAAACAAGCACGCTGACCTTCATCAGCATTCCCGGCCTCGCCTATCTCACCAATCTCAATTTTCTTCAAGTCACAATCGGATATTTAATCGGAAGAATTGTTGTCAGTTTCGTTTTTCTCCCGCAATACAGAGCTGGCGAGTTGCAAACTGCGTACGCGTTTCTCAACGATCGTTTCGGAGCGAAGACGAGGAACATTGCAAGCAGTACGTTTATGGTTACGCGGCTTGTTGCCGATGGCGTTCGGTTGTTTGCGACGGCAATTCCACTTGCAATACTCTTCAAAGGTTGGCAAACATTTACCGATGTTCCAAACGAGCAAATCTATATTATCTCCATCGTCGTAATGGCAGTGATGACGCTGGCGTACGTATTCATCGGCGGTGTTCGTGCTGTGATTTGGACGGATGTTGTGCAGATGTTTATTTATTTAATCGGCGCGCTTGCGGCGCTGTTTGTTTTGCTTGATGAAATTCCGGGTGGATTTTCACAGGCAATGTCAGTTGCATCAGCATCAAATAAAACTTCATTGATGAATTTAGGATTTGAAAATACATTCGGAGAGTTTTTCTCGAAACCATATACATTGATTGCAAGCATTCTCGGAGGCGCGTTTCTTTCGATGGCATCGCATGGAACCGACCAACTGATTGTTCAACGATTGCTCACGACGAAAACACTTCGTGACAGTCAGAAAGCGCTTATTGGAAGTGGAATTATCGTTATTGTTCAGTTTGCTATTTTCCTCGCAATTGGAGTTTTGCTGTATGTGTATTACGGAGGCGCATCACTCGCGGATTTACGTTTGCTGAAAGCAGATGAAATATTTCCCAAGTTTATCATCGAACGAATACCGACAGGAATTTCCGGTTTAATTATCGCGGGACTTCTCGCCGCGGCGATGTCCACACTTTCCGGCTCGGTCAACTCTCTCGCTCACGCTACGATGGCAGATTTGTACAAACCATATTTTGGCAAGAACAATTCCGAACAAAAAGATTTGTTCGTTTCCCGAATCGTTACTCTCATTTGGTCTGTCATGATGGTGGGAATGGCGATTTTCTTCATTTATAATCAATCCAAAACACTCGTAGAGGTTGCTCTCGGTGTCGCATCGTTCACGTATGGTGGTTTGCTGGGACTTTTTCTTCTCGGAATTCTATTCAAGAAAGTGAATCAAACATCAGCAATTATTGGTTTCGTATCAGGCATTATTGCAATGATTCTGGTTGTAACATTTGGGAAGATTGGTTGGACATGGTACACAATGATTGGAAGTGTTACAACAATAGTTGCAAGTATTCTGGTGAATTACTTGCCACGCACCTCCGATGCGCGTGGCAAATTAAAAGATGAATAA